One Desulfobulbus propionicus DSM 2032 DNA segment encodes these proteins:
- a CDS encoding HAD family hydrolase — protein MLKLVVFDCDGVMFSSRESNRVYYNHLLSAFGCGPMDAEELEYVHIHNVNNSVAHIFRKYPEIDLGRVNAYRASHEYTPYLRYMTMEPDLMDFLRLIKPRYHTAISTNRTDTMDTILDTFALRPWFDMVVTATVAPRPKPAPDGLVMILDHFQVRPAETIYIGDSVIDQEHCASVGIDLIAFRNRALAARYHVDDFSSIVQLPPFQEASGD, from the coding sequence ATGCTGAAACTTGTCGTCTTTGACTGTGACGGGGTCATGTTCAGTTCCCGGGAATCCAACCGGGTGTACTACAATCACCTGTTGTCGGCCTTTGGCTGCGGGCCGATGGATGCGGAAGAGCTCGAGTATGTCCACATCCACAACGTCAACAATTCGGTGGCCCATATTTTTCGCAAGTATCCGGAAATTGATCTGGGCAGGGTCAATGCCTACCGTGCCAGTCACGAATACACGCCCTACCTCCGCTACATGACCATGGAGCCGGACTTGATGGATTTTCTGCGCCTGATCAAACCCCGTTATCATACCGCCATCTCGACCAATCGCACCGATACCATGGACACCATCCTCGACACCTTCGCCCTTCGTCCGTGGTTCGACATGGTGGTCACCGCTACCGTCGCCCCGCGGCCCAAACCGGCTCCGGATGGCTTGGTGATGATTCTTGATCATTTTCAGGTCCGGCCGGCGGAAACGATTTATATCGGCGATTCGGTGATCGACCAAGAGCACTGCGCCAGCGTTGGTATCGACCTGATCGCTTTTCGCAACAGGGCGCTCGCGGCCCGCTATCATGTGGACGATTTTTCCAGTATCGTCCAGTTGCCGCCGTTTCAAGAGGCAAGCGGGGACTGA
- a CDS encoding HD domain-containing protein, which translates to MHASPPIAVPLLQRLRAISHSFCVAEGGSHGPDHSERVLATALAIGRRMGARPEILTPAALLHDIGRREESMSRGRLCHALRGAELAAPILRDLRYDEPDVTAICHCIRSHRFRGGCLPRSLEAKILFDADKLDSIGAIGIGRAFLFAGQIGARLHNPEQDPSLTSAYSLDDTAYREFQVKMSKVREQMLTPVGRDMAEARHAFMEIFFDQLTRETRGLVP; encoded by the coding sequence ATGCATGCCTCTCCACCCATTGCTGTCCCGCTTCTGCAACGTCTCCGGGCGATCAGTCATTCGTTTTGCGTCGCTGAAGGCGGCTCGCACGGCCCCGATCACAGCGAGCGGGTGCTGGCGACAGCCTTGGCCATTGGGCGCAGGATGGGTGCTCGGCCGGAAATTCTCACGCCCGCAGCGCTTCTGCACGACATAGGTCGTCGGGAAGAAAGCATGAGCCGCGGGCGCCTCTGCCATGCCCTTCGGGGGGCGGAACTGGCGGCGCCGATTCTCCGGGACCTGCGCTATGACGAGCCCGATGTCACGGCAATCTGTCACTGCATTCGCAGCCATCGTTTCCGCGGCGGCTGCCTACCGCGCAGCCTGGAGGCCAAAATCCTCTTTGATGCCGACAAGCTCGATTCCATCGGCGCCATCGGGATTGGCCGGGCCTTTCTCTTTGCCGGCCAGATCGGTGCCCGGCTGCATAACCCGGAACAGGATCCGTCCTTGACCTCGGCCTATTCGCTGGATGATACGGCCTACCGCGAATTTCAGGTCAAAATGTCGAAGGTTCGCGAGCAAATGCTCACTCCAGTAGGGCGGGACATGGCCGAGGCGCGGCACGCATTCATGGAAATTTTTTTTGATCAACTCACCAGGGAGACGCGCGGCCTTGTGCCGTGA
- a CDS encoding YkgJ family cysteine cluster protein has product MSLKELPEAFQAIAAEQAFEFACHPGVSCFTECCRELDLTLTPYDVVRLRRNLQLTSGQFLEQYVIIEWDEQQLFPLCYLTMVDDGRASCVFVGSQGCSVYEDRPGSCRAYPLGRGATRGAEGAPLESLVLLREPHCRGFEQERQQTVAAYLHEQGLEAYNRYNDALLPLLQHRQIQNRTFRPTRQQLDQYMLALYDLDQFRREMTAGRIALQRPLTPQQLKGLAGDDDELLLLGIRWLLQEFFGE; this is encoded by the coding sequence GTGAGTCTTAAAGAACTTCCAGAAGCTTTTCAAGCGATTGCCGCCGAGCAGGCGTTTGAGTTCGCCTGCCATCCCGGCGTGTCCTGCTTCACCGAGTGTTGCCGGGAGCTGGACTTGACCCTGACCCCCTACGATGTTGTGCGGTTGCGCCGCAACCTGCAACTGACCTCCGGACAATTCCTGGAGCAGTATGTGATCATCGAATGGGACGAACAACAGCTCTTTCCCTTGTGTTATCTGACCATGGTTGACGACGGCCGGGCTTCCTGTGTGTTTGTCGGTTCTCAGGGGTGCTCGGTGTATGAGGATCGGCCTGGCAGCTGCCGCGCCTATCCCCTTGGGCGGGGGGCCACCAGGGGCGCGGAGGGCGCGCCGCTCGAATCGCTGGTTCTGTTGCGTGAACCCCATTGCCGGGGCTTTGAGCAGGAGCGGCAGCAGACGGTGGCGGCCTATCTCCACGAGCAGGGGTTGGAGGCGTACAACCGGTATAACGATGCCTTGCTGCCGTTGCTACAGCATCGGCAAATTCAGAACCGAACTTTCCGCCCCACCCGCCAGCAGTTGGATCAGTACATGCTGGCGCTCTATGATCTGGACCAGTTCCGCCGCGAAATGACCGCCGGCCGCATCGCCCTGCAGCGACCGCTCACCCCCCAGCAGCTCAAGGGGCTGGCCGGGGACGACGACGAGCTGTTGCTGCTCGGGATTCGATGGCTGTTGCAGGAATTCTTCGGCGAGTAG
- a CDS encoding protein translocase subunit SecDF, whose protein sequence is MTTSIKLKIWLVIFLLFFSGLVLAPSVYHDLPDWWKKYLAPAGLKLGLDLQGGMHIVLQVDLDKAAENSLDLSASDFKSALAAKNINAVRMDTGTPNAILFTLPNTSAIETVKQILKENFPNLDSQVEAEAGTFPRITLRLKSEEVEFIRKNAVNQSLEIIRNRIDQFGVAEPIVLRQGENQIVVQLPGVKDPQRAMSLIGQTAQLEFKMVAEAPGLNLGQMIDEVTKTGQWREGDSRKQLNFALQNRLPQGTEIYFEKVIDSKTKKESRIPILLENPVLMTGEMVKNAQVRIGGTFNEPYVSLDLTGHGGQVFAHLTEKNVNRRLAIVLDEIVRSAPVIREKILGGSAQISGNFTHNEATDLAIVLRVGALPAPVDIIQNLTVGASLGQDSIKDGLSSGLFGALLVIAFMVLYYRVSGIIANVSLALNILFLFVGLAMLGATLTLPGIAGIILSIGMGVDANILIYERMRDEFALGKSLRSGVDAGFNKAFWSIVDGQVTTLITALVLFLFGTGPIKGFAITLTLGILFNLFAVLFFSRLMYDSLLSLKWLKRISFLKLIGKTNFDFMRLRKVAYSVSAVLVALGLIAFVQIMRGHANMGVDFSGGTMLQYKAEQAFSLEEVRGLLRANEISGVDLQQVTNENRLIVKIKKSEEKVSNLGDRISTILGTDQAHAGFTLESKSEIGASVSADLRNKAVISIILSMLGVVVYLAFRFDFRFGLAATVATLHDVLAVLGVCWLMDKEMNLLIVTALLTLAGYSLNDTVVIFDRIRENMYTDERLTFFQIINESINQVLGRSIMTGMSVLFCLASLFFFGGATLHDFSFALLVGLVVAFFSSVFVASPLLTITGKSTSES, encoded by the coding sequence ATGACTACCAGCATAAAGCTCAAAATCTGGCTTGTGATCTTCCTCCTCTTCTTTTCCGGACTGGTCCTTGCACCCTCCGTCTATCACGATCTTCCGGACTGGTGGAAAAAGTATCTGGCACCCGCCGGGCTGAAGCTGGGATTGGATCTTCAGGGCGGCATGCACATCGTGCTTCAAGTGGATCTGGACAAGGCGGCGGAGAACTCGCTCGATCTTTCCGCCTCGGATTTCAAATCCGCCCTGGCCGCCAAAAATATCAACGCAGTGCGCATGGATACAGGCACCCCGAACGCCATCCTCTTTACTCTGCCCAATACCAGTGCCATTGAGACCGTCAAGCAGATCCTCAAGGAGAATTTTCCCAACCTGGACAGCCAAGTCGAGGCCGAGGCCGGGACGTTTCCCCGCATCACCCTCCGGTTGAAGAGCGAGGAGGTCGAGTTTATCCGTAAAAACGCGGTTAATCAGTCACTGGAAATCATCCGCAACCGGATCGATCAGTTTGGTGTCGCTGAACCGATCGTCCTGCGGCAAGGGGAAAATCAGATAGTGGTCCAGCTCCCCGGTGTCAAGGATCCGCAACGGGCCATGAGCCTGATCGGTCAGACCGCACAGCTCGAGTTCAAAATGGTGGCCGAGGCACCGGGGCTCAATCTCGGCCAGATGATCGACGAGGTGACCAAGACCGGTCAGTGGCGCGAAGGGGACAGTAGAAAACAGCTCAACTTCGCCCTACAGAACCGGTTGCCCCAGGGGACGGAAATCTATTTCGAGAAGGTGATCGACAGCAAGACCAAGAAGGAATCACGAATCCCCATTCTTTTGGAAAATCCGGTTTTGATGACCGGCGAAATGGTGAAAAACGCCCAGGTCCGCATCGGCGGCACCTTCAACGAGCCCTATGTCAGTCTGGATCTCACGGGGCATGGCGGGCAGGTTTTCGCCCATCTGACCGAAAAAAACGTCAATCGAAGACTGGCGATTGTTCTTGATGAGATCGTTCGCTCCGCACCGGTCATCCGGGAAAAAATCCTCGGTGGCAGTGCTCAGATTTCCGGCAATTTCACCCACAACGAAGCGACGGACTTGGCCATCGTCCTCCGCGTCGGCGCCTTGCCGGCACCGGTGGATATCATTCAAAACCTGACGGTGGGCGCCAGTCTGGGGCAGGATTCCATCAAGGACGGATTGTCCTCTGGCCTGTTTGGCGCGCTGCTGGTGATTGCCTTCATGGTCCTTTACTATCGGGTCTCGGGTATTATCGCCAACGTTTCCCTGGCCCTCAATATTCTATTTCTTTTTGTCGGGTTGGCCATGCTGGGCGCAACCCTGACCCTGCCTGGCATCGCCGGTATCATCCTGTCCATCGGCATGGGTGTCGACGCCAACATTCTGATCTACGAACGCATGCGCGATGAATTTGCCTTGGGCAAGTCACTGCGTTCCGGGGTCGACGCGGGGTTCAACAAGGCATTTTGGAGTATTGTCGACGGCCAGGTCACCACCCTGATCACCGCCCTTGTCCTGTTTCTCTTTGGCACCGGCCCGATCAAAGGTTTCGCCATCACCCTCACCTTGGGTATTCTCTTCAACCTGTTTGCCGTGCTTTTCTTCTCGCGGCTGATGTACGATTCCCTCCTCAGCCTGAAATGGCTAAAACGCATCAGCTTTTTGAAGTTGATCGGTAAAACCAACTTTGATTTCATGCGACTGCGCAAGGTTGCCTATTCCGTCTCTGCGGTCCTGGTCGCCCTGGGTTTGATTGCCTTTGTGCAGATCATGCGGGGCCATGCCAACATGGGCGTGGATTTCTCCGGTGGCACAATGTTGCAGTACAAGGCTGAACAGGCTTTTTCGCTCGAAGAAGTGCGCGGTCTTCTCAGAGCCAACGAGATCAGCGGCGTCGACCTGCAGCAGGTCACCAATGAAAACAGACTGATTGTCAAAATTAAAAAATCTGAGGAAAAAGTCAGCAATTTGGGCGACCGCATCTCGACCATCCTCGGCACCGATCAAGCCCATGCGGGGTTTACCCTGGAAAGCAAATCAGAGATCGGGGCCTCCGTCTCCGCCGATCTCCGCAACAAAGCGGTGATTTCGATCATCCTCTCCATGCTCGGTGTGGTTGTGTACCTGGCCTTCCGATTTGACTTTCGTTTTGGTTTAGCGGCCACGGTGGCCACCCTCCACGATGTCCTTGCCGTGCTCGGTGTGTGCTGGCTTATGGACAAGGAAATGAATTTGCTGATTGTCACCGCGCTGCTCACCTTGGCGGGTTACTCGCTGAACGATACCGTGGTCATCTTTGACCGGATCAGGGAAAACATGTACACCGATGAGCGGCTCACTTTCTTTCAGATCATCAACGAAAGCATCAATCAGGTGTTAGGACGATCCATCATGACCGGTATGAGTGTCCTGTTTTGTCTGGCCTCGCTCTTTTTCTTTGGCGGCGCGACCCTCCATGATTTTTCATTCGCCCTGCTGGTCGGATTGGTGGTGGCGTTCTTTTCTTCGGTGTTTGTCGCCAGCCCGCTTTTAACCATTACAGGAAAATCCACCAGTGAGTCTTAA
- the larB gene encoding nickel pincer cofactor biosynthesis protein LarB, producing MNEQSVAALLHQVRNGEIEIQHALDQLRLLPIELLNSARLDHHRTLRTGLPEAVFGENKTVEQLIEILGALLRVPNVVVATRVSPEKGEAACQRLNGLTYHPVARMLTGNEAHAPADGGRGTVVIVTAGTSDLPVAEEASVTLQTFGHRIATVHDAGVAGIHRILAHSALLQQGSVIIVVAGMEGALPSVVAGMTAAPVIGVPTSIGYGTGAGGYSALLGMLNSCAPGLAVVNIDNGFGAACMAAAINRAT from the coding sequence ATGAATGAACAGAGTGTTGCCGCCTTGCTTCACCAGGTGCGGAACGGCGAGATCGAGATCCAGCACGCCCTGGATCAACTACGGCTGCTACCGATTGAACTCCTGAACTCGGCGCGCCTTGACCATCACCGCACCCTGCGCACAGGTTTGCCGGAGGCGGTATTCGGCGAGAACAAGACCGTCGAGCAGTTGATCGAGATTCTTGGTGCCCTGTTGCGTGTGCCCAACGTGGTGGTGGCGACCCGGGTGTCTCCGGAAAAAGGCGAAGCCGCGTGTCAGCGGCTGAACGGCTTGACCTACCATCCCGTGGCGCGAATGCTCACCGGCAATGAAGCGCATGCCCCGGCCGACGGCGGCAGGGGTACGGTGGTGATCGTCACTGCCGGCACCTCGGATCTGCCGGTGGCCGAGGAGGCAAGCGTCACCCTGCAGACTTTCGGGCACCGTATCGCCACCGTCCATGATGCCGGGGTGGCTGGTATCCATCGCATTCTAGCCCATTCGGCCCTGTTGCAGCAAGGATCGGTGATCATCGTGGTTGCCGGCATGGAAGGCGCCTTGCCCTCGGTGGTGGCGGGCATGACCGCCGCGCCGGTTATCGGGGTGCCGACCAGCATCGGCTATGGAACCGGTGCCGGCGGCTATTCCGCCCTGCTGGGCATGCTCAACAGTTGCGCACCCGGTCTGGCGGTGGTCAACATCGACAATGGGTTCGGTGCCGCCTGCATGGCCGCGGCGATCAATCGCGCTACCTGA
- a CDS encoding AAA family ATPase, translating to MPANEPTATAIARQTLAVFFGMTASGKSTLALAWAKRCQAPYYNTDRVRKELAGLQPSDRRPDGVGQGIYSPELTAATYQTLLDRARADFERGARIVILDGSYSKRSDRARVRALATEIKGRCVFFFCTCADDEVRRRLALRAQDATAVSDGRWEIFLHQKRTFELPDRQAEPDCIPINTEQQVETMLDWLTEYPLMRG from the coding sequence ATGCCAGCGAATGAGCCGACGGCTACCGCTATAGCTCGCCAGACGCTCGCGGTATTCTTCGGCATGACTGCTTCGGGCAAATCAACCCTGGCCCTGGCCTGGGCAAAACGCTGTCAAGCTCCTTATTACAATACCGATCGGGTGCGCAAGGAACTCGCCGGCTTGCAGCCCAGCGATCGCCGACCCGATGGCGTGGGCCAGGGAATCTATTCACCGGAACTGACAGCGGCAACGTATCAGACCCTACTCGACCGGGCACGGGCGGATTTCGAGCGAGGGGCGAGGATTGTCATTCTGGATGGCTCGTACAGCAAGCGTTCCGATCGTGCACGGGTACGGGCCTTGGCAACGGAGATCAAGGGACGGTGCGTGTTTTTCTTCTGCACCTGCGCGGATGACGAGGTGCGGCGTCGACTGGCATTGCGTGCGCAGGATGCGACCGCCGTTTCCGATGGCCGCTGGGAGATATTCCTCCATCAGAAACGCACCTTTGAGTTGCCGGACAGGCAGGCCGAACCGGACTGCATCCCCATCAACACCGAGCAACAAGTGGAAACGATGCTCGACTGGCTGACAGAGTACCCGTTGATGCGGGGGTGA
- a CDS encoding outer membrane protein assembly factor BamD, whose amino-acid sequence MPTVSIVRTFRADKRLLLVLWLLAAMTLSGCSTFDGMFSAFSFGEEEEPESLPPETLIVQGMDAYNVGDYGEAIKNFKIILDEHPFSAQAMLAELKAADANYYNKQYAEAKTLYKSFEERHPTNEAIPYVMFQVGMCDYRRSDRIDRDASGPQEAIKSFTRLINAYPQSPYAKEAKAKIIECKEFLVNHEYMVAVFYVRTDRQEEAKHRLKYLLAMYPDSNLAPQAKALLDRLEAGNAPAWGMNRWLPEFMTKAPADRKEEATAGEQAEGTPKTEEHRAVPESIRDAESTE is encoded by the coding sequence ATGCCCACGGTATCTATCGTACGAACATTTCGCGCTGACAAACGCCTGCTCCTCGTTCTCTGGTTGCTCGCGGCAATGACACTTTCCGGTTGTTCGACATTTGACGGCATGTTCAGCGCCTTTTCGTTTGGTGAAGAGGAAGAACCGGAATCCCTGCCACCCGAAACACTGATCGTTCAGGGGATGGATGCCTATAACGTCGGTGATTATGGCGAGGCTATCAAAAACTTCAAAATCATCCTGGACGAGCATCCGTTCAGCGCGCAAGCGATGCTCGCCGAACTCAAGGCTGCGGATGCCAACTATTACAACAAGCAGTACGCGGAAGCCAAAACCCTCTATAAATCCTTTGAGGAACGCCATCCGACCAATGAAGCCATCCCCTATGTGATGTTTCAGGTCGGCATGTGCGATTATCGTCGCTCCGATCGTATCGACAGGGATGCGTCTGGCCCTCAAGAAGCGATCAAATCCTTCACCCGGCTGATCAATGCCTATCCGCAATCACCGTACGCCAAGGAAGCCAAGGCGAAAATCATCGAGTGCAAGGAATTTCTGGTCAACCATGAATACATGGTCGCGGTGTTCTATGTGCGCACCGATCGGCAGGAAGAGGCCAAACATCGATTGAAATATTTGCTGGCCATGTATCCCGATTCCAATCTCGCTCCGCAGGCCAAGGCTCTGTTGGACCGCCTGGAGGCGGGAAACGCCCCTGCCTGGGGCATGAATCGCTGGTTGCCGGAGTTCATGACCAAGGCTCCTGCCGATCGCAAAGAAGAGGCAACGGCCGGGGAGCAGGCCGAGGGAACGCCCAAAACGGAAGAACACCGGGCGGTGCCCGAATCGATCAGGGACGCCGAGTCCACCGAGTGA
- the trxB gene encoding thioredoxin-disulfide reductase: MQQAQYQLIIVGGGPAGLTAGLYAARGRLKVLLVEKGATGGQVLVTDWVDNYPGFTEGVSGFDLMDKMTAHADRFGLEKKFATIAKLDLAGEVKSVILENGETLTAKTVILCTGAKPRRLDVPGEYEFSGRGVSYCATCDGPFYRNQEIAVVGGGNTAIQEALHLTKFASKVTVIHRRGELRATKILQEKAFCNQKIDFLWNTRVLEIRGSKGAGVEGLLLRHHNGEESVLKVTGLFVLIGVVPNNDMLPLDQLQTDEGGFVITDAEMATSIPGVYAAGDIRSKRFRQIINAAGEGAVAELSVEHYLGNQAPDTPLNCSE; this comes from the coding sequence ATGCAACAGGCACAGTATCAGCTGATCATCGTCGGTGGCGGACCGGCTGGCCTGACGGCCGGGTTGTATGCCGCCCGTGGTCGTCTCAAGGTTCTGCTCGTTGAAAAAGGGGCCACTGGCGGTCAAGTGCTTGTGACCGACTGGGTGGACAATTATCCCGGGTTTACCGAAGGCGTCTCCGGATTCGACCTCATGGATAAAATGACCGCCCATGCCGATCGTTTTGGCCTGGAGAAAAAATTCGCCACCATTGCCAAGCTGGATCTGGCCGGAGAGGTCAAATCCGTCATCCTTGAAAACGGTGAAACGCTGACCGCCAAAACCGTAATCCTGTGTACTGGAGCCAAACCCCGTCGATTGGACGTTCCTGGTGAATATGAGTTCAGCGGTCGTGGGGTTTCCTATTGCGCTACCTGCGACGGTCCCTTTTACCGCAACCAGGAAATCGCCGTGGTCGGAGGGGGCAACACTGCCATCCAGGAAGCGCTGCACTTGACCAAATTCGCCTCCAAGGTCACGGTCATCCATCGGCGGGGCGAATTGCGGGCCACCAAGATTCTCCAGGAAAAAGCCTTCTGCAACCAGAAGATCGATTTTCTGTGGAATACGCGAGTGCTCGAAATCAGAGGTTCCAAGGGTGCCGGAGTGGAGGGATTGCTCCTCCGGCACCACAACGGCGAGGAATCGGTTTTGAAGGTGACAGGGCTTTTCGTCCTGATCGGCGTTGTGCCCAACAACGACATGTTGCCACTGGATCAACTCCAGACCGACGAAGGCGGTTTTGTCATCACCGACGCGGAGATGGCTACCTCCATTCCCGGAGTCTACGCCGCTGGCGATATCCGCAGCAAACGCTTCCGGCAGATCATCAATGCCGCGGGAGAAGGCGCGGTCGCTGAATTATCCGTCGAGCATTATCTGGGCAACCAAGCCCCGGATACCCCCCTGAACTGCAGTGAATAG
- the trxA gene encoding thioredoxin — MASDKVVHISDSEFESGIIGNSLPCLVDFWAPWCGPCKAIGPVIDELAAEYEGKVVIAKMNVDDNPATPGKFGIRAIPTLILFKGGEVIDQITGAVGKSQLQDLIKKAI; from the coding sequence ATGGCAAGTGACAAGGTAGTGCACATATCCGACAGCGAATTCGAAAGCGGCATCATCGGTAATTCTCTCCCCTGTCTTGTTGATTTTTGGGCTCCGTGGTGCGGGCCATGCAAGGCCATTGGACCGGTCATCGACGAGTTGGCTGCGGAGTACGAGGGCAAGGTGGTCATCGCCAAAATGAATGTTGACGACAACCCCGCCACGCCCGGAAAATTCGGCATTCGCGCCATCCCCACCTTGATCCTCTTCAAGGGCGGCGAAGTGATCGATCAGATCACGGGCGCGGTCGGCAAGTCGCAATTGCAGGATCTGATCAAAAAAGCCATCTAA
- the hemL gene encoding glutamate-1-semialdehyde 2,1-aminomutase, with protein sequence MKTDRSAQLFTQAKTYIPGGVNSPVRACRSVGCDPLFVHKASGCMITDVDGNEFIDFVGSWGPMILGHAHPEVVEAIQAAAVQGTSFGAPSPLEVELASMVCKAVPSMDKIRFVNSGTEATMSAIRLARGYTGRKVVVKFDGCYHGHADSFLVKAGSGVITLGIPGSPGVPEDIVKNTLSIPYNNEEILEQTLRDTNLDIACVIVEPVAGNMGVVVPNLGFLRKLRELTRELGIILIFDEVITGFRLALGGAQERFGIMPDLTCLGKIIGGGLPVGAYGGKRELMELIAPDGPVYQAGTLSGNPLAMAAGLAMLRVVQRPGFYAELEAKSDWFGAEMEKLAAAAPVPISVNRIGSLMTCFFTRGPVTDFTSAMTADAALYGQYFRHMLAGGIWLAPSQFEASFVSAAHERSHLQKALDMTESSFKKLMV encoded by the coding sequence ATGAAAACAGACAGATCCGCGCAGCTTTTCACTCAAGCAAAAACCTATATCCCAGGTGGGGTGAATTCACCGGTCCGCGCCTGCCGTTCCGTCGGCTGTGATCCCCTGTTTGTGCACAAGGCCTCCGGCTGCATGATCACCGATGTCGACGGCAACGAATTCATCGATTTTGTCGGTTCCTGGGGGCCGATGATTTTGGGACATGCTCATCCCGAAGTCGTGGAAGCCATTCAAGCGGCTGCCGTTCAGGGCACCAGTTTCGGCGCTCCCTCGCCCCTCGAGGTAGAGTTGGCGTCCATGGTCTGCAAGGCGGTCCCATCCATGGACAAAATTCGCTTTGTCAATTCGGGAACCGAGGCCACCATGAGCGCCATTCGCCTTGCTCGAGGCTATACGGGCAGGAAAGTGGTGGTGAAGTTCGACGGCTGCTACCATGGGCATGCCGACTCCTTTCTGGTCAAGGCTGGATCCGGGGTCATTACCCTTGGCATACCGGGCAGCCCCGGGGTCCCCGAGGACATCGTCAAGAACACTCTTTCCATCCCCTATAACAATGAAGAAATCCTGGAGCAGACCCTGCGTGACACCAACCTGGATATTGCGTGCGTGATTGTCGAGCCCGTGGCCGGCAACATGGGCGTCGTCGTGCCAAATTTAGGTTTCTTGCGAAAACTCAGGGAATTAACCAGGGAACTCGGTATTATCCTGATCTTTGACGAGGTGATCACCGGTTTTCGTCTGGCTCTGGGCGGGGCGCAGGAGCGCTTCGGCATCATGCCCGACCTGACCTGCCTCGGGAAGATCATTGGCGGTGGCTTGCCAGTGGGCGCTTACGGCGGCAAACGGGAGTTAATGGAACTGATCGCCCCCGATGGGCCCGTGTACCAGGCCGGTACCCTGTCCGGCAATCCTTTGGCCATGGCAGCGGGACTAGCGATGCTCAGGGTGGTGCAACGCCCAGGATTTTACGCCGAGCTCGAAGCGAAGAGCGACTGGTTCGGCGCCGAAATGGAGAAACTGGCCGCCGCAGCACCTGTACCGATCAGTGTCAACCGGATCGGCTCCCTCATGACCTGTTTCTTCACCCGGGGACCGGTCACCGATTTCACCTCGGCCATGACCGCCGATGCCGCTTTGTACGGACAGTACTTCCGCCACATGCTCGCCGGCGGTATCTGGCTTGCCCCATCGCAGTTCGAGGCGTCGTTTGTCTCCGCCGCCCATGAGCGAAGCCACTTGCAAAAGGCCTTGGACATGACTGAATCGTCATTCAAAAAATTGATGGTTTAA
- a CDS encoding AtpZ/AtpI family protein, with the protein MKVTMSDDRREMFRQLAVYSQVGMTFVFSILIGFGMGWFLDNKVFGGNTAPYLTFIFLAFGIAAGFKNLWDLNRKIQDE; encoded by the coding sequence ATGAAGGTGACAATGTCGGACGATCGCAGGGAGATGTTCAGGCAATTGGCTGTGTATAGCCAAGTAGGCATGACCTTTGTTTTTTCCATCCTGATCGGTTTCGGTATGGGGTGGTTCCTGGACAATAAAGTATTTGGCGGTAACACCGCCCCTTATTTGACATTTATTTTTTTGGCCTTTGGTATTGCTGCCGGGTTTAAAAACCTCTGGGATCTCAACCGGAAAATACAAGATGAATAA
- a CDS encoding ATP synthase subunit I, translating to MNNRDHTINSSHTETSLLVVRQVILCSGILLMFLVAGSWWFFGWIFAQSILIGGLLVNGSFWLLKKDAQRLMERVSAADGSSGGGVNMEKTRFFLRAFARLIVVGLLLFVLASKVPIDVIGLTLGFATIMISVVIIGLSIGKCWLPSKV from the coding sequence ATGAATAACCGGGATCATACGATCAATAGCTCGCATACCGAAACCAGTTTACTGGTGGTGCGGCAGGTGATACTGTGCAGCGGCATTCTGCTGATGTTTCTGGTCGCCGGGAGCTGGTGGTTTTTCGGATGGATCTTCGCCCAATCGATATTGATCGGAGGGCTGCTGGTGAATGGCAGTTTCTGGCTGCTGAAGAAAGACGCCCAACGTCTGATGGAGCGCGTCAGCGCAGCTGACGGATCTTCCGGGGGTGGCGTCAACATGGAAAAAACGCGTTTTTTCCTGCGGGCATTTGCGCGGTTGATTGTTGTTGGTTTGCTGTTGTTCGTGTTGGCCTCAAAGGTTCCGATCGATGTGATCGGGCTGACGCTGGGGTTTGCCACGATTATGATCAGTGTTGTTATCATCGGCTTGAGCATTGGAAAGTGCTGGTTGCCGAGCAAAGTCTGA